CGCATCAATCAGGCCCTATTGCCCCCCCAAATGTCGATAAACGAGATCGGACGGTAGTGGGCGCGGCGCCATAGGGTCCAGCATCCCGCCTATACGCTCCGCAACGGCGGCGGATTGGCGGTTGGATGCGCTGACGTAGCTGACGAGGGTTGGAAGCTTGAGGGTGTTGAAGGCCCAGTCGCGCAGCGCCGTTGCGGCTTCTGCCGCATAACCCTTCCCTTCATGGCCGTCGTAAAGCAGCCAGCCCAGTTCCTTCTCGGGTAGAGGGGACCATGATTGATGCCGACCTGACCGATGCATTCTCCACCCTCGGCGAGATCGATCATCAGCGCGCCGTGACCGAAGAACGACCATAATGCCCTGTCCTGACAAAACATCGCCCACGCGGCAGGAAGATCATGCGGTCCGCTAACGCCGATGGCGCGCGGTGAGGCCATGAAATCGCGATAGGCCGGAAAATCCGCCAGGGCAAGCGGGCGCAATATCAGACGGCTGGTCCTGAGGGTGGGAATAGGGTCGTTCATGGTTCGGCCTGATTGGAAATGGCAACAAAAAACCCGCTGTCGCCAGCGGGTCTTTTAAAACTGTCCTGTTCCGAAACGGATCAGGCGGTTTCGAGGAATTCCGTGGCGCCGTCCGGCTCGCGCAGCACATAGCCTCGGCCCCAGACGGTTTCGATGTAGTTGGCGCCGCCGGCGGCGTTCGCGAGCTTCTTGCGCAGCTTGCAGATGAAGACGTCGATGATCTTCAGTTCCGGCTCATCCATGCCACCGTAGAGGTGGTTCAGGAACATTTCCTTGGTCAGCGTCGTGCCCTTGCGCAGCGAAAGCAGCTCGAGCATCTGATATTCCTTGCCGGTCAGGTGAACGCGCTGGCCACCCACTTCAACCGTCTTGGCGTCGAGATTGACGATGAGTTCGCCGGTGGCGATGACCGATTGCGCATGGCCCTTGGAACGGCGGACGATGGCGTGAATGCGGGCAACAAGCTCGTCCTTGTGGAACGGCTTCGTCATGTAATCGTCGGCGCCGAAGCCGAGACCGCGAACCTTGTCCTCAATGCCGGCCATGCCGGACAGGATGAGGATCGGTGTCTTGACCTTGGAGAGGCGAAGCGTTCTCAGCACCTCGTAGCCCGACATGTCAGGCAGGTTGAGGTCGAGAAGAATAATGTCGTAATCGTAGAGCTTGCCCAGATCCACGCCTTCCTCACCGAGGTCGGTCGTGTAAACGTTAAAGCTTTCCGACTTAAGCATCAGTTCAATGCTCTGCGCTGTCGCGCTGTCGTCTTCAATCAGTAGAACCCGCATAATTATCCCCTTTGCCGCCCGCGAACCGGTAAGTCATTGCCTCGCGCGATGCGGATCCAGACGTTGCCTGATTTGCAGGCTGCCACCAAATGGTTAACAAATTCTAATTGCCTTTGGCAAGGTGTATCGAATTTATTAAGCAAGCTAGGCATTTTGCTGTTTTTGCACGTGAATCCACAATCGCCAAAATTGAAGCTTAACGTGAGGATTTCCCGCTAAGTGATTCAATCGACTCTCACATCGTCTGGCCCGTTTTTTTGGACCTGGCATTTACCGACCCTTAAATGATCGTCGTTATCATTAACGATGCCCGTAAACGAAAGGTTAACAACGGCGGTTTTTTATTAACGTCGGGTAACTTTTGGGAATCATTCCGGCACAGGGAGTAACCCTTGCGGAAAACGGGCGGGTTAAACGGGCCGATCAGGCTGGCATAGTGCCATTTTGATCCGGGTCTCGCTATCCATGGAGTATTGCGTATGAAGTCGCGTGACAGCCTGGTTCGCCTGAAGGAATTTCAGGTCAATGAAAAACGCAGGCAGCTTAACCAGCTGCAGCAGATGATGTCCGAATTCGAGCGGATGGCCAAGGAACTGGTGCATCAGATTTCTCTGGAAGAGAGCAAGTCGGGAATTACCGATCCGACACATTTCGCCTATCCGACCTTCGCCAAGGCCGCGCGCCAGCGAGCGGATAATCTTCAGGTCTCCATCCGGGAGTTGAAGGCTCAGCAGGAGGCGGCGGAAGCGTCGCTGGAAGAGGTGCAGGCCGAATATGAAAAGGCCGCGGCACTGGAAAACCGCGACGGAGCAATTCGCGCGCGCGCCTGACCAGGGCGTAAATCGGACGAATGATCGTCCTCATTGACGGCTGCCGGTGGATCAGGAGG
This genomic interval from Agrobacterium tumefaciens contains the following:
- the ctrA gene encoding response regulator transcription factor CtrA, whose protein sequence is MRVLLIEDDSATAQSIELMLKSESFNVYTTDLGEEGVDLGKLYDYDIILLDLNLPDMSGYEVLRTLRLSKVKTPILILSGMAGIEDKVRGLGFGADDYMTKPFHKDELVARIHAIVRRSKGHAQSVIATGELIVNLDAKTVEVGGQRVHLTGKEYQMLELLSLRKGTTLTKEMFLNHLYGGMDEPELKIIDVFICKLRKKLANAAGGANYIETVWGRGYVLREPDGATEFLETA
- a CDS encoding flagellar export protein FliJ, with protein sequence MKSRDSLVRLKEFQVNEKRRQLNQLQQMMSEFERMAKELVHQISLEESKSGITDPTHFAYPTFAKAARQRADNLQVSIRELKAQQEAAEASLEEVQAEYEKAAALENRDGAIRARA